Proteins encoded by one window of Mycolicibacterium cosmeticum:
- a CDS encoding lipase family protein gives MRRTLAAVAVLASVAGLLGGCADRPAATPAPPTFGPALPGDFGGSGPGTLVSANALEHLDPGLAGKTSVAARVVYLSTSGISDTQVKVSGTVFVPKGNPPPGGWLLVVLGHPNTGSETPCAPSLSPTLRGLAPTVETFLDAGYVVAVPDYQGLGLDDAPHPFLDSTTAGYNVLDAVRATGKLVPGLAGRWAGYGTGQGGQAVWAANELAADYGGTTQPAGVVAAAPTAAVEGLADAAATGTLTDEQMLTLHQYLSALANEYTDFRIDDYRHGVVKANWDALSGCIGGSSAERTAVLAEMTPADLRPSTPEAADTLRGYLKKTALPQGPTAAPMLVTADRPGGLIPQVWTDRAVARACGLGDIVAFGTQAEGNPDKAVGWITDRFNSIAAHNDCPR, from the coding sequence GTGAGACGCACACTCGCCGCGGTGGCCGTGCTGGCCTCGGTGGCCGGGCTACTGGGGGGCTGCGCCGACCGGCCCGCGGCCACCCCGGCACCACCGACCTTCGGCCCCGCGCTGCCCGGTGATTTCGGCGGATCCGGGCCGGGCACCTTGGTATCGGCCAACGCCCTGGAGCACCTCGATCCCGGCCTGGCGGGCAAGACGTCCGTCGCCGCCCGCGTCGTCTACCTGTCGACGTCGGGTATCAGCGACACCCAGGTCAAGGTCAGCGGCACCGTCTTCGTCCCCAAGGGGAACCCACCCCCGGGCGGCTGGCTGCTGGTCGTGCTGGGGCACCCCAACACCGGCAGCGAAACACCTTGCGCGCCTTCGCTGTCCCCCACCCTGCGCGGGCTGGCGCCGACGGTCGAGACCTTCCTCGACGCCGGGTACGTCGTCGCCGTCCCCGACTACCAGGGCCTGGGGCTCGACGACGCCCCGCATCCGTTCCTGGATTCCACCACCGCCGGCTACAACGTGCTGGACGCGGTGCGCGCCACCGGGAAACTGGTGCCCGGCCTGGCCGGCCGGTGGGCCGGCTACGGCACCGGGCAGGGCGGCCAGGCGGTGTGGGCGGCCAACGAACTGGCGGCCGACTACGGCGGCACCACGCAGCCGGCCGGTGTGGTGGCGGCCGCGCCGACCGCCGCCGTCGAAGGGCTGGCCGACGCCGCGGCCACCGGCACCCTGACCGACGAGCAGATGCTGACCCTGCATCAGTACCTGTCCGCGCTGGCCAACGAGTACACCGATTTCCGGATCGACGACTACCGGCATGGAGTGGTGAAGGCCAACTGGGACGCGCTGAGCGGCTGCATCGGCGGGTCCTCGGCGGAGCGTACCGCGGTGCTGGCCGAGATGACACCCGCGGATCTGCGGCCGTCGACCCCCGAAGCGGCCGACACGCTGCGCGGCTACCTCAAGAAGACCGCCTTGCCGCAGGGTCCCACCGCGGCGCCGATGCTGGTGACCGCCGACCGCCCGGGCGGGCTGATACCCCAGGTGTGGACCGACCGCGCGGTGGCGAGGGCATGTGGCCTCGGCGACATTGTGGCGTTCGGCACACAGGCCGAAGGCAACCCTGACAAGGCCGTTGGCTGGATCACCGACCGATTCAATTCGATTGCCGCCCACAACGATTGCCCGCGGTAG
- a CDS encoding alpha/beta hydrolase — protein MTGWALTHGWLPIAIQAITVAVIIVVLCRASSRFWLRWVPLGLACGALAAGLAYWYIEFQALADEPAGPALWLWITASGLTVVLAIAGWRASGWARRGAALAAVPLSVLCVVITVNAWTDYLPTVGAVSDRVTGAELEHQVDEATLRDMVHRGERPAHGVVVSVTIPGDGPGGSGFRHRDELIYLPPAWFASDPPPPLPAVVMAGGEFGTPRDWPSTGNARATADTFAAAHGGNAPILVFIDTSGDFTNDTECVNGPRGNAADHITKDVVPYVITHFGAGAQPAQWGFAGWSAGGTCALTTTLMHPELFTTFLDIDGQIGPNAGSKNQTVARLFGGDMDAYLAFDPQTVMARHGRYDGVAAWFAVSGPGQPTYRAPDPTDTPPVAVDPDSLDPEHGAVAQHLCAMASGYGIECAVVPDNGDHGFATAARVFAEALPWLAGRLGTPQAPAVPLPGATA, from the coding sequence GTGACCGGGTGGGCGTTGACGCATGGCTGGCTACCGATCGCCATCCAGGCGATCACGGTGGCGGTCATCATCGTCGTGCTGTGCCGGGCATCGAGCCGGTTCTGGTTGCGCTGGGTCCCGCTGGGGCTGGCCTGTGGCGCCCTGGCGGCCGGACTGGCGTACTGGTACATCGAATTCCAGGCCCTTGCCGACGAACCGGCGGGGCCGGCGTTGTGGCTGTGGATCACCGCCTCCGGGCTGACGGTGGTCTTGGCGATCGCCGGCTGGCGCGCGTCGGGCTGGGCCCGGCGCGGCGCCGCACTGGCCGCCGTCCCACTGAGCGTGCTGTGCGTGGTGATCACCGTCAACGCCTGGACCGACTACCTGCCGACGGTGGGCGCGGTGTCGGACCGGGTGACCGGCGCCGAGCTGGAACATCAGGTCGACGAGGCCACGCTGCGTGACATGGTGCACCGCGGCGAACGGCCGGCGCACGGCGTCGTGGTGTCGGTCACCATCCCTGGCGACGGACCGGGTGGGTCCGGGTTCCGGCATCGCGACGAACTGATCTATCTGCCGCCGGCCTGGTTCGCCAGCGACCCGCCCCCGCCGCTACCGGCGGTGGTGATGGCCGGTGGCGAGTTCGGCACCCCGCGCGACTGGCCCAGCACCGGCAACGCCCGCGCCACCGCCGACACGTTCGCCGCGGCGCACGGTGGTAACGCCCCCATTCTGGTATTCATCGACACCAGCGGTGATTTCACCAACGACACCGAATGCGTCAACGGTCCGCGCGGTAACGCGGCCGACCACATCACCAAGGACGTCGTGCCGTATGTCATCACTCATTTCGGTGCCGGCGCCCAACCCGCACAGTGGGGTTTCGCCGGCTGGTCGGCCGGCGGCACCTGCGCGCTCACCACGACGCTGATGCACCCCGAACTGTTCACCACGTTCCTCGATATCGACGGGCAGATCGGGCCCAACGCGGGCTCCAAGAACCAGACCGTGGCGCGGTTGTTCGGCGGCGACATGGACGCCTACCTGGCCTTCGATCCCCAGACCGTGATGGCCAGGCACGGCCGCTACGACGGCGTCGCCGCCTGGTTCGCGGTATCGGGACCCGGCCAGCCGACCTACCGTGCCCCCGACCCCACCGACACACCACCGGTCGCGGTCGACCCCGACTCGCTGGACCCCGAACACGGCGCGGTGGCCCAGCACCTGTGCGCGATGGCCAGCGGTTACGGCATCGAGTGCGCCGTCGTCCCGGACAACGGCGATCACGGATTCGCCACCGCGGCGCGGGTATTCGCCGAGGCGTTGCCGTGGCTGGCCGGACGGTTGGGGACGCCGCAGGCGCCCGCCGTTCCGCTGCCCGGTGCGACAGCGTGA